One Candidatus Zixiibacteriota bacterium genomic window carries:
- the gmd gene encoding GDP-mannose 4,6-dehydratase: MKALITGITGQDGSYLAELLLDKGYEVIGMVRRSSTESFERINHIKDRIRLAQADLLDQLSIISIIAEERPNEVYNLAAQSFVPTSWDQPVLTGEFDALGVTKVLEAIRLVDRGIRFYQASSSEMFGKVREVPQKETTPFYPRSPYGVAKVYGHFITVNYRESYGIHASSGILFNHESPRRGLEFVTRKITDGVARIKLGLADKLALGNLEAKRDWGFAGDYVKAMWLMLQQEEASDYVIATGQTHSVRDFVAQAFAHADLDYRDYVSVDPALVRPAEVDLLLGDAGKAHRELKWEPSVTFAGLVSMMVEADLERLRKTLR, translated from the coding sequence ATGAAAGCACTCATTACAGGCATTACCGGGCAGGACGGATCTTACCTCGCCGAATTGCTCCTGGACAAAGGCTACGAGGTGATCGGGATGGTCCGCCGGTCGTCGACCGAGTCATTCGAGCGGATCAATCACATCAAAGACCGGATCCGGCTGGCCCAGGCGGATCTGCTGGACCAGTTGTCGATCATATCGATCATTGCCGAGGAGCGCCCGAACGAAGTCTATAATCTTGCCGCCCAATCGTTTGTGCCGACAAGCTGGGACCAGCCGGTGTTGACGGGGGAATTCGACGCCCTCGGGGTGACCAAAGTGCTCGAGGCCATCCGGCTGGTGGACCGGGGCATCCGCTTCTACCAGGCGTCGTCATCGGAAATGTTCGGCAAGGTGCGGGAGGTTCCGCAGAAGGAGACGACGCCGTTTTATCCGCGCTCGCCCTATGGCGTGGCCAAGGTTTACGGACACTTCATCACGGTGAACTACCGGGAGAGTTACGGCATTCACGCCTCCTCAGGCATCCTCTTCAACCACGAGTCGCCCCGCCGCGGGCTGGAGTTCGTGACGCGGAAGATCACCGACGGGGTGGCCCGCATCAAACTCGGCCTGGCCGACAAGCTGGCGTTGGGGAATCTGGAGGCGAAGCGGGACTGGGGATTCGCCGGGGACTATGTGAAGGCGATGTGGCTGATGCTCCAGCAGGAGGAAGCCTCGGACTACGTCATCGCCACCGGTCAGACCCACTCGGTGCGCGACTTTGTCGCCCAGGCTTTCGCCCACGCCGACCTCGATTACCGCGACTACGTTTCGGTGGATCCGGCCCTGGTTCGCCCCGCCGAGGTGGATCTGCTGCTCGGGGATGCGGGCAAGGCGCACCGGGAACTGAAGTGGGAGCCGAGCGTGACTTTCGCCGGGCTCGTGAGCATGATGGTGGAGGCCGATCTGGAACGGCTGCGAAAGACTCTTCGATAG
- a CDS encoding GDP-mannose 4,6-dehydratase: protein MNKPTAFITGIAGFAGSWLAEELLAHGYRVTGGVYADEPLDNLAGCRGQLGLVPFDVADADQAARTIGRIRPEYIFHLAALASVSQSLQQERLTLRVNVEGTLNMLEAARRVRRLRKFVWAGSCDAYGVVRDKTLTEKDPLAPTSPYGISKAAGEHLCRSHFRRYGLPVTVARSFNHSGPRQAPIFVIADFARQAAAIDLGLQPPRVRVGNLAARRDFSDVRDIVRGYRLLAERGAPGEVYQLCSGRATSIETVLRLLLGFTAKPVAIAVDRGKWRAADIPVLRGSNRRAVEELGFANRYSLKQTLRETFAYWKERLSAENE, encoded by the coding sequence ATGAACAAGCCGACCGCGTTCATAACCGGAATCGCCGGGTTTGCGGGCTCCTGGCTGGCGGAGGAACTGCTGGCCCACGGGTACCGGGTGACCGGGGGAGTGTATGCCGACGAACCGCTGGACAATCTGGCGGGCTGCCGCGGGCAGCTGGGGCTGGTGCCGTTCGACGTCGCGGATGCGGACCAGGCGGCCCGGACAATCGGCCGGATCCGCCCGGAGTACATCTTTCACCTGGCGGCGCTCGCCAGCGTGAGCCAGTCGCTGCAGCAGGAGCGCCTCACGCTGCGGGTGAACGTAGAGGGGACGCTCAACATGCTGGAGGCGGCGCGACGGGTCCGCCGGCTGCGGAAGTTCGTGTGGGCGGGTTCCTGCGACGCCTACGGAGTGGTTCGGGACAAGACGCTCACCGAGAAGGATCCGCTCGCGCCCACTTCGCCGTACGGCATTTCGAAGGCGGCCGGGGAGCATCTCTGCCGCTCGCATTTCCGCCGCTACGGCCTTCCGGTCACGGTGGCGCGGTCGTTCAACCACAGCGGTCCGCGGCAGGCGCCGATTTTCGTGATCGCCGATTTCGCCCGTCAGGCGGCGGCCATTGACCTGGGGCTGCAGCCCCCGCGGGTGCGCGTGGGGAATCTCGCGGCCCGGCGGGATTTCAGCGATGTCCGCGACATCGTCCGCGGTTACCGCCTGTTGGCCGAACGCGGCGCCCCGGGCGAAGTCTACCAGTTGTGCTCCGGACGGGCGACCTCGATCGAGACCGTCCTCCGCCTCCTGCTCGGGTTCACGGCGAAACCCGTCGCCATCGCGGTGGACCGGGGAAAGTGGCGCGCCGCCGACATCCCCGTCCTGCGCGGATCCAACCGCCGGGCCGTTGAAGAACTCGGATTTGCCAACCGATACAGTCTGAAGCAAACGCTGCGGGAGACGTTCGCGTACTGGAAAGAACGTCTGTCCGCCGAGAATGAATAA
- a CDS encoding nucleotide sugar dehydrogenase — translation MAKKSAPKQSGVSGHRQLMEKITSKKAKAGVIGLGYVGLPLAVELVHAGFEVTGFDIAEPKVRLLNSGRSDIDDVPDAVVADMVAAKKFRATTDFRALGEMDTISICVPTPLSKTKDPDVSFILAAVGSVKQFMRKGTLVVLESTTYPGTTEDLILPLLQEKGMKAGEDFFLAFSPERVDPGNQRFTTKNTPRVVGGITPKCTQVAKTFYEQSIPDIYAVSSTQAAEMVKLLENTFRSVNIGLVNEVALMCDRLGLNVWEIIDAAATKPFGFMPFYPGPGLGGHCIPIDPHYLAWKLKSLNYYARFIELAGDINSSMPHYVVDRVMRMLNERFAKALNKSSVLVLGIAYKANIKDVRESPALDVIKLLEDRGARVVFNDPHVPSIQWEGTARRSTRLTAALLRKTDLVVIVTNHAQYDYQWIVDNAKAVFDTRNATRKVRNGRKKIEVL, via the coding sequence ATGGCCAAGAAATCAGCTCCCAAGCAGTCCGGCGTGTCCGGTCACCGGCAGCTTATGGAGAAGATCACGAGCAAGAAAGCCAAGGCCGGTGTGATCGGTCTGGGCTACGTCGGACTGCCCCTGGCGGTGGAGCTGGTGCACGCCGGGTTTGAGGTCACCGGTTTTGACATTGCCGAGCCGAAAGTCAGGCTGCTCAACAGCGGACGGTCGGACATCGACGACGTGCCCGATGCCGTGGTGGCCGACATGGTGGCGGCCAAAAAGTTCCGCGCCACCACCGACTTCCGCGCTCTCGGCGAGATGGACACCATTTCGATCTGCGTGCCGACCCCGCTGTCGAAGACGAAAGATCCCGACGTGTCGTTTATCCTGGCCGCGGTCGGCTCGGTCAAGCAGTTCATGCGCAAAGGGACGCTCGTCGTGCTCGAATCGACCACTTATCCGGGCACGACGGAGGACCTAATCCTGCCGCTGCTTCAGGAGAAGGGGATGAAAGCGGGGGAGGATTTCTTCCTCGCCTTCTCGCCCGAGCGGGTGGATCCGGGGAACCAGCGGTTCACGACGAAAAACACGCCGCGGGTGGTCGGGGGGATCACGCCCAAGTGCACCCAGGTGGCCAAGACATTCTACGAGCAGTCGATCCCGGACATCTACGCCGTGTCGTCGACCCAGGCGGCGGAGATGGTCAAGCTGCTGGAGAACACTTTCCGCTCGGTGAATATCGGCCTGGTGAACGAGGTGGCGCTGATGTGCGACCGGCTCGGGCTGAACGTGTGGGAGATCATCGACGCGGCGGCGACCAAGCCCTTCGGGTTCATGCCGTTCTATCCCGGTCCGGGGCTCGGCGGGCACTGCATCCCGATCGATCCCCACTACCTGGCGTGGAAGCTGAAGTCGCTGAACTACTATGCCCGGTTCATCGAGCTGGCGGGGGACATCAACTCCTCGATGCCCCACTACGTGGTCGACCGGGTGATGAGGATGCTCAACGAGCGGTTCGCCAAGGCGCTCAACAAGTCCTCGGTGCTCGTGCTGGGGATCGCCTACAAGGCGAACATCAAGGATGTGCGGGAGTCGCCGGCGCTGGACGTCATCAAGCTGCTGGAGGACCGCGGCGCGCGGGTGGTGTTCAATGACCCGCACGTCCCGTCGATTCAGTGGGAGGGGACGGCCCGGCGGTCCACCCGGCTGACGGCCGCGCTGCTGCGCAAGACCGACCTGGTGGTGATCGTGACCAACCACGCCCAGTACGACTACCAGTGGATAGTGGACAACGCCAAGGCGGTATTCGACACCCGCAACGCGACCCGGAAAGTGCGGAACGGGCGGAAGAAGATCGAAGTGCTGTAA
- a CDS encoding HEAT repeat domain-containing protein produces METPNTDRPPDQEIAVLLRDLLRTIKAVCMYPETNSLPQSLRQSFASRLLDLLEEQGEIRLGVDNGVILRNGEIVHRDKSREDNLAAIFFSAGITELSFKRGLTAASIDRLLGAIRTYLTAPAGHGDLPSLLWEAAPEGFSFQSAEDVALAEYDAGFRVQEYFHREDERRRAGGDTPDGYEAIFLSEDALEGRAAPETVDGHLTPGGVFEVEPEEAARLRAQAAAEAMGLSNLPPVPVPSVRDILSRENSLSADEQARMEQLLAQDAAFNLYESTSHLLIELLMQETTLKGFDETAIICEKMLNEFVAQGQVAHAAFLLRSLRNLGERIRGAKPRWADRLEGIYMTAGSRERLRLLAKALNEHTEITESDLRRYLDLFDWQALSALTDLLGELEHRPHRETLCRYLVDHGRGKEEILAKGVYDKRWYVVRNSVMILGHIGDDRALQHLKQAVAHEDRRVRIELVEAVRGKEHAGALEILGRLVFDPDEEVHREAMAALMGSSGAGAFEALAGAVTAESFGQLDPQDQIALLVAYSRRGKERAVPHLARLIARFNPTRNPIRTFFRAAAFDALEQNPSEKAGALLQRLTGSWRPDIRRRATRCLSRRKAPTGGEA; encoded by the coding sequence ATGGAAACACCGAATACCGACCGCCCTCCGGATCAGGAAATCGCCGTTCTCCTGCGGGATCTCCTGCGGACGATCAAAGCTGTCTGCATGTACCCGGAGACGAATTCGCTCCCGCAGTCGCTCCGGCAGTCATTCGCCAGCCGGCTGCTCGACCTGCTCGAGGAGCAGGGGGAGATCCGGCTGGGGGTCGACAACGGGGTCATTCTGCGCAACGGGGAAATCGTGCACCGCGACAAGTCGCGGGAGGACAATCTCGCCGCCATCTTTTTCAGCGCCGGCATCACGGAACTCAGTTTCAAGCGGGGGCTGACGGCGGCGAGCATCGACCGTCTGCTCGGAGCGATCCGGACTTATCTCACGGCGCCCGCGGGCCACGGCGATCTCCCGTCGCTTCTGTGGGAAGCGGCGCCCGAGGGTTTCTCGTTCCAGTCGGCGGAGGATGTGGCCCTGGCCGAGTATGACGCCGGTTTCCGCGTCCAGGAGTACTTCCACCGGGAGGACGAGCGGCGCCGGGCAGGGGGCGATACGCCCGACGGGTATGAAGCGATATTCCTGAGCGAAGACGCGCTCGAGGGGAGAGCGGCGCCGGAGACGGTGGACGGGCACCTGACACCCGGCGGCGTGTTCGAGGTTGAGCCGGAGGAGGCCGCCCGCCTCCGGGCGCAGGCGGCGGCGGAAGCCATGGGGCTGTCCAATCTGCCCCCGGTGCCGGTGCCCAGCGTGCGCGACATCCTCTCCCGCGAGAACAGCCTCAGCGCCGACGAGCAGGCCCGGATGGAGCAACTGCTGGCGCAGGATGCCGCCTTCAACCTGTACGAGTCAACGTCGCACCTCCTCATCGAGCTGCTCATGCAGGAGACCACGCTCAAGGGATTCGACGAGACGGCGATCATCTGCGAGAAAATGTTGAACGAGTTCGTGGCCCAGGGCCAGGTGGCGCATGCGGCCTTCCTGCTGCGGTCCCTGAGGAATCTCGGAGAGCGCATCCGGGGAGCCAAGCCGCGCTGGGCCGACCGGCTGGAAGGGATCTACATGACCGCCGGGAGCCGGGAGCGCCTGCGCCTCCTGGCCAAAGCGCTGAACGAGCACACCGAGATCACCGAGAGCGACCTCCGGCGGTACCTCGACCTGTTCGACTGGCAGGCCCTGAGCGCGCTGACCGATCTACTCGGCGAACTGGAGCACCGCCCCCACCGCGAGACGCTCTGCCGGTACCTGGTGGATCACGGCCGCGGCAAGGAGGAAATCCTCGCCAAGGGTGTGTACGACAAACGGTGGTACGTGGTGCGGAATTCGGTGATGATCCTCGGCCACATCGGCGACGACCGGGCGCTCCAGCACCTGAAACAGGCGGTCGCCCACGAGGACCGGCGGGTGCGGATCGAGCTGGTGGAGGCGGTGCGGGGGAAAGAGCACGCCGGAGCCCTCGAGATTCTCGGCCGGCTGGTATTCGACCCGGACGAAGAAGTTCACCGGGAGGCGATGGCCGCGCTGATGGGGAGTTCCGGGGCGGGCGCGTTCGAGGCGCTCGCCGGAGCGGTCACGGCCGAATCGTTCGGCCAACTCGATCCCCAGGACCAGATCGCGCTGCTGGTGGCGTACTCGCGCCGGGGGAAAGAGCGGGCGGTGCCGCACCTGGCCCGGCTGATCGCCCGCTTCAACCCGACGCGGAATCCGATCCGGACGTTTTTCCGAGCGGCCGCATTCGATGCCCTCGAGCAGAACCCGAGCGAGAAAGCGGGCGCGCTCCTGCAACGCCTGACCGGCTCGTGGCGCCCGGATATCCGCCGGCGCGCGACCCGCTGTCTGAGCCGCCGCAAAGCGCCGACCGGAGGTGAGGCATGA
- a CDS encoding HD domain-containing protein: MTTAVDTGKTRVAETERDEKLVNAFFVLYRNARIMEPANKAFVKQCAHFLELLQPGLKADAEVAIKAVRGRYFTNERFVRFSDPSGAAAAVTADWEALGIGGVRFLPEVTEDHLRGFFSFMAALTPRGRSLAELQEELDRHIPATVFLLALPDENEDDEDEAERRRQLRLQARTTFFRAVSAVSELLARTAVERDVNLAKTRRVVHALIDHLSKDKDSLVELSAIKDFDDYTYAHSVNVSVYSLTLGIRLGLDRPRLSQLGFAALFHDAGKVRLDRDLINKPDSFDENDWIQMQMHPALGAKTILRSMKLDQHTARAARGAFEHHINADYTGYPLLHDIRPLNLYSQIITIADTFDALTSDRVYFRKAMAPDQVIRKMRFQMTAKFNPILIALFNEVMGIYPAGSMALLSTDEIAVIMAANAELYDRPYVQIVGNREGLLPEPEWVDLARADQINRRIVRLIDPERYGLKVRDFILSGPE; encoded by the coding sequence ATGACGACCGCAGTCGATACCGGCAAAACCCGGGTGGCGGAAACGGAACGGGACGAAAAGCTCGTCAACGCCTTCTTCGTGCTGTACCGGAACGCCCGAATCATGGAGCCGGCCAACAAGGCGTTCGTGAAGCAGTGCGCCCATTTTCTCGAGCTGCTCCAGCCGGGGCTGAAGGCCGATGCCGAGGTGGCGATCAAGGCGGTGCGGGGCCGCTATTTCACCAACGAGCGCTTCGTCCGCTTCTCCGACCCCAGCGGCGCGGCCGCCGCCGTCACCGCCGACTGGGAGGCCCTCGGAATCGGCGGGGTCCGTTTCCTGCCGGAGGTCACCGAGGATCATCTGCGCGGGTTTTTCAGTTTCATGGCCGCGCTGACGCCCCGCGGGCGGAGTCTCGCGGAACTGCAGGAGGAACTCGACCGCCACATCCCCGCCACCGTCTTCCTCCTCGCGCTGCCGGACGAAAACGAAGACGACGAAGACGAAGCGGAGCGGCGCCGCCAGCTCCGGCTCCAGGCGCGGACGACGTTTTTCCGCGCCGTCTCCGCAGTCTCGGAACTGCTCGCCCGCACGGCCGTGGAGCGCGATGTCAATCTGGCCAAGACCCGGAGGGTCGTGCACGCGCTCATCGACCACCTGTCGAAGGACAAGGATTCGCTGGTGGAGCTGTCGGCCATCAAGGATTTCGACGACTACACCTACGCCCACTCGGTCAACGTGTCGGTGTACTCGCTGACTCTGGGGATCCGCCTGGGCCTCGACCGTCCGCGCCTGTCACAGCTCGGCTTTGCCGCGCTCTTCCACGACGCGGGGAAGGTGCGGCTGGACCGCGACCTGATCAACAAGCCGGACTCGTTCGATGAGAACGACTGGATCCAGATGCAGATGCACCCGGCGCTGGGGGCCAAGACGATCCTGCGCAGCATGAAGCTCGACCAGCACACGGCGCGGGCGGCGCGCGGGGCGTTCGAACACCACATCAACGCCGATTACACCGGCTACCCCCTGCTCCACGACATCCGGCCGCTGAACCTGTACTCGCAGATTATCACGATCGCCGACACGTTCGATGCCCTCACCTCCGACCGGGTGTATTTCCGGAAAGCGATGGCGCCGGATCAAGTGATCCGGAAGATGCGGTTCCAGATGACGGCCAAATTCAATCCGATCCTGATCGCCCTGTTCAACGAGGTGATGGGCATCTACCCGGCCGGGAGCATGGCGCTGTTGAGCACGGATGAGATCGCGGTGATCATGGCCGCTAATGCGGAGCTGTACGACCGGCCCTATGTCCAGATCGTGGGCAACCGGGAGGGCCTCCTGCCGGAACCGGAGTGGGTCGATCTGGCCCGCGCCGATCAGATCAACCGCCGCATCGTCCGGCTGATCGACCCGGAGCGCTACGGCCTGAAGGTTCGCGACTTCATCCTGTCGGGCCCGGAGTAA
- a CDS encoding bifunctional transcriptional activator/DNA repair protein Ada translates to MSHLPPPAIMYRALRDRDATFEGVFYVGVRTTGIFCRPTCPARKPKEENVQFFAFPREALQAGYRPCARCAPLEVERPAPALVRALRNLVDESPGGKISGALLRARGIDPSTARRQFQRYYGMTFHAYQRARRLGLALHEIRRGESVIGAQIDHGYESASGFFEAFRNAFGAPPSRLETVACLFAQAIETPLGPMVAVADDSGLHLLDFVDRGGWQQTVGKLRERSATAVVPGPHPHLAAVAEQLKSYFEGRSLDFSVPLVPDGTPFELAVWSLLQTIPPGAAWSYAQMAARLGRPAAVRAVGRANSRNRLALVIPCHRVIRADGTLCGYGGGIWRKQWLLAHERRVLSRRETSPVTPGPTG, encoded by the coding sequence ATGAGCCACCTGCCGCCTCCCGCCATCATGTACCGGGCGCTTCGCGACCGTGACGCCACCTTCGAGGGCGTCTTCTACGTCGGCGTCCGCACCACCGGCATCTTCTGCCGGCCCACCTGCCCGGCCCGCAAACCCAAAGAGGAGAACGTCCAGTTCTTCGCCTTCCCGCGGGAGGCGCTCCAGGCCGGGTATCGCCCCTGCGCCCGGTGCGCTCCGCTCGAGGTCGAGCGGCCCGCCCCGGCGCTGGTCCGCGCCCTGCGCAACCTGGTCGATGAGTCCCCCGGCGGGAAGATTTCCGGCGCCCTACTCCGCGCGCGCGGGATCGATCCTTCGACCGCCCGGCGGCAGTTCCAGCGCTACTACGGCATGACCTTCCACGCCTACCAGCGCGCCCGGCGCCTGGGCCTGGCGCTCCACGAAATCCGCCGGGGGGAATCGGTCATCGGGGCCCAGATCGACCACGGGTACGAGTCCGCCAGCGGCTTCTTCGAGGCCTTCCGGAACGCCTTCGGCGCACCGCCGAGCCGCCTCGAGACGGTGGCTTGCCTGTTCGCGCAGGCGATCGAGACGCCGCTCGGTCCGATGGTCGCGGTGGCCGACGACTCCGGGCTGCATCTGCTCGATTTTGTCGACCGCGGCGGGTGGCAGCAAACCGTCGGGAAGCTCCGGGAACGGTCGGCGACCGCGGTCGTCCCCGGTCCCCATCCGCACCTCGCCGCGGTGGCGGAGCAACTGAAGAGTTATTTCGAGGGGCGTTCGCTGGACTTCTCGGTCCCGCTCGTTCCGGACGGCACTCCCTTCGAACTGGCGGTCTGGTCGCTTCTGCAGACTATCCCGCCGGGGGCCGCCTGGTCATATGCGCAGATGGCCGCGCGGCTCGGCCGTCCGGCCGCCGTGCGCGCAGTCGGGCGGGCCAACAGCCGCAATCGCCTGGCCCTCGTGATCCCCTGCCATCGGGTGATTCGTGCGGACGGAACCCTGTGCGGGTACGGCGGCGGGATATGGCGCAAGCAGTGGCTGCTGGCCCATGAGCGGCGGGTGCTGTCGCGCCGGGAAACGAGTCCGGTTACTCCGGGCCCGACAGGATGA
- the hypE gene encoding hydrogenase expression/formation protein HypE yields the protein MPDEPLPEPSFSCPLPLSAPATIQLAHGSGGRLANDLIARLFVEAFDNPMLRRQDDQATVEIDGLRLSFSTDSFVVDPLFFPGGDIGDLAVNGTVNDLSMNGARPLFLSAGFIIEEGLPIADLARVVQSMRKAAAAAGVQIVTGDTKVVNRGKGDKLFINTAGIGVISHPYDIGVDRLRPGDRVLISGPLGNHGLAVLSRREGLAFESPIVSDTAPLNGLVAALVAGVGGALHAMRDPTRGGLAATLNEFARASRVGIRLVGAQVPIDPPVAGACELLGLDPLYVANEGKLTAVVSAEAADRALALMRAHPLGARAAVIGEVHADRPGEVTLRTVLGTERIVDMPVGEQLPRIC from the coding sequence ATGCCCGATGAACCTCTCCCCGAGCCGTCCTTCTCCTGCCCGCTGCCCCTCTCGGCCCCCGCGACCATCCAGTTGGCCCACGGCAGCGGCGGCCGGCTCGCCAACGACCTGATCGCGCGGCTCTTTGTCGAGGCTTTCGACAATCCGATGCTGCGGCGGCAGGATGACCAGGCCACGGTGGAAATCGACGGCCTGCGCCTCTCCTTCTCGACCGATTCCTTCGTCGTTGACCCGCTCTTCTTTCCCGGCGGCGACATCGGCGACCTGGCCGTGAACGGCACCGTCAACGACCTCTCCATGAACGGCGCGCGCCCGCTCTTTTTGAGCGCCGGGTTCATCATCGAGGAGGGGCTGCCGATCGCGGACCTGGCCCGCGTCGTGCAGTCCATGCGGAAGGCGGCGGCCGCCGCCGGCGTGCAGATCGTCACCGGCGACACCAAGGTCGTCAACCGGGGCAAAGGGGACAAGCTGTTCATCAACACGGCCGGGATCGGAGTCATTTCCCACCCCTACGACATCGGCGTCGACCGGCTCCGGCCGGGGGATCGCGTGTTGATCAGCGGGCCGCTCGGCAACCACGGCCTGGCGGTCCTCTCCCGGCGCGAGGGTCTCGCTTTCGAAAGCCCCATTGTCAGCGACACGGCCCCCCTCAACGGGCTCGTGGCCGCGCTGGTCGCCGGGGTTGGCGGCGCGCTCCACGCCATGCGCGATCCGACCCGCGGCGGGCTGGCCGCCACCCTCAACGAATTCGCCCGCGCCTCCCGGGTCGGCATCCGCCTGGTCGGGGCGCAGGTGCCGATCGACCCGCCCGTCGCCGGCGCCTGCGAGCTGCTCGGCCTCGACCCCCTCTACGTCGCCAACGAGGGCAAGCTGACGGCGGTGGTGAGCGCCGAGGCGGCCGATCGCGCCCTCGCCCTCATGCGCGCCCATCCGCTCGGCGCCAGGGCGGCGGTCATCGGCGAGGTCCACGCCGACCGGCCCGGAGAGGTGACCCTGCGGACCGTGCTCGGCACGGAGCGGATCGTCGACATGCCCGTGGGCGAGCAATTGCCGCGCATTTGCTGA